From Oculatellaceae cyanobacterium, a single genomic window includes:
- a CDS encoding DUF6679 family protein produces the protein MLHRKIYQLCCDGREVCIFLRDQQRWIERARILDIEGDLVTIRYEIDEEDEMCSWEEMVRLESIGAVSQKLASVPRGNAEPLVSDDCPEAEQIRPRFPEE, from the coding sequence ATGCTACACCGCAAGATTTATCAACTCTGTTGCGATGGTCGTGAGGTCTGTATTTTCTTGCGGGATCAACAACGTTGGATTGAACGGGCTCGCATTCTTGACATCGAAGGAGATTTAGTTACAATTCGCTACGAGATCGATGAAGAAGATGAAATGTGTTCTTGGGAAGAGATGGTACGTTTGGAAAGCATTGGCGCGGTAAGTCAGAAGTTAGCTTCTGTACCAAGAGGCAATGCGGAACCGCTAGTTTCTGATGATTGCCCAGAAGCTGAACAAATTCGCCCCCGTTTTCCAGAAGAGTAA